The following proteins come from a genomic window of Acanthopagrus latus isolate v.2019 chromosome 5, fAcaLat1.1, whole genome shotgun sequence:
- the cmya5 gene encoding cardiomyopathy-associated protein 5 isoform X1 — protein MEECESLDSEMTDLQEFQCEASEAISQDDEDEVEELQNSLREVVQDPSVKPKLQCLMVDPAFSMVTVQSEDSGIVWETASSRCSTPWASETSSISDTYSMEGSGAAGKITIVFDEEKIVRRRTRSGGRSSRLGDRFSRPGSSRSASALGVERPEMAEVSLPNVKQETAETEEVLEEIKNKDQQLFSLISEGYEILNIRVPSKLPTVDEEESTDLPDNLSYLDQTPKIKSRKSQLNHVLPEEGEILDQQEASEQDSAQQSADTELRSTPTQKETTSDIDYFEKFTLVDVVVPGEQAPELQEQTEQPAAEPQVEEQKPVKETAKDSPSVSEDSFVFVTDVEIAGEHLDEVFYGDGASADAVQQREGDEADDGARMRTRRESQRCGKESGSVLFGSEETTLTPIFISSGPPKIIDPILLEEPTAMSFMYSDLYEDAIGERRKSDEECSEAESVASEKCYKRRLSDSEEADGYLEKFTLRDEIPAVEVEPEPVQDRRGGRMMWSQSKFEMTGCLTRLVKEEDEDKTKTEEPRTQEVSAGDRTEDLKPATFEEKKEPVAETEREEAQLSVEPEESTAREASIQVSIQESKEREDPMQDQEVKHEVKREQTEPPQSSADEPPPKTELMDSKGQKTEESEAHQTDVPAIIVETEQLCQTQEVAEKTETVNCTEETAVIAPASTEEPQTITKSEIPPETAEKSALEEAAADNKMVAADEKVVTEVTAEASAEVKEPEPAEEEPLTSAEIETSAETSKEAAEVAPENATPVEVITDCDAAVHAVVEVTEKAVDEKEIQTQVQIDLQEAASVETTCIQSAAPEGKDEALTEESRVAEFLPEAEQVSEAKTEISSEVTEPVMPEVERHESLQQSQQEAAVTESEPDKRKLMPEAKDPSPTEDTGAALQEAANVDEELILLVPKGQAVEMDIEISTGLEKPTIETVALSEPECIVAPETTSVRPETPQAPNEESVPEPHIEVKPEVVLKEEALPINELDSRHPLPALVEEEQEMESDFEKDEGIFSPLRSFTPREDLSTLHREDVQSQAADVEQKEEMHEVEEAPATTVVKEDVSPEIELHREDVGQRMEEQDEAAAEAPEETVEESDYEVITEQDAKEIPKPETQRDAEDLKHESGQEEEEKMERGKEEEEEEEEEEEEKIFDVSPEEEPIEADYEIIDAEEEGEARLAAELEGMDWFCLTCSCLLSEDVCASAEHRSHEVTAVDKVYEEIKEKLSDWISELQGRSENIEDLVSELELAYNSVEDQCVETEAAMQVQNEEMMALVMEQYNNMSVSMEEEKKAKLEQLYDQIVSFQESIDSAKASLETTAREAETDARSPEDILERLSAALDTAMSLELGPKGLLVFEDYAKGNTSSSHLAQRKGIPVPQRPTLQPQEPGSATSASVTVYWKVNPGDIIDCFQVYCMEDPQGAVSEEYRVTVKESYCVLEELEPDKTYKVWVMAVNYTGCSLPSERLDFRTAPSVPVIDTERCTVMWDSATLRWSSAKQAPEQSYTLEYCRQYELEGEGLRSISGIQSCEQKVVLQPSENYLFYIKAVNEAGASEQSEAALISTKGTRFHLLKASAHPALELSEDQTTLHYSLDAPENTPPEDRRCPSILGELLLAQGHHYWETIVSRSTAYRLGVAYSAVDRNSPLGENSLSWCLQCIPTPSGCRYQLLHTDVQSSVFVIEMPERVGTLLDYQLGRLSFYNAQSGQLLGTFCHRFTQPCHPALALDMPGSLEVSMVLEAPEFTKDS, from the exons ATGGAAGAGTGTGAGAGTCTGGACTCGGAGATGACAGATCTTCAGGAGTTCCAGTGTGAGGCTTCGGAGGCCATCAGCCAGGACGACGAAGACGAGGTGGAGGAACTGCAAAACAG TCTGCGAGAGGTTGTGCAGGACCCATCTGTGAAGCCTAAACTCCAGTGCCTGATGGTGGATCCGGCGTTCTCCATGGTAACCGTTCAGAGCGAGGACAGTGGTATTGTTTGGGAGACGGCCTCTAGCCGCTGCTCTACACCTTGGGCCTCTGAGACCAGTTCCATCTCTGACACCTACAGCATGGAGGGATCTGGAGCCGCAGGAAAGATCACCATCGTATTTGATGAGGAGAAAATAGTCCGCAGGAGGACGAGGTCTGGAGGAAGGAGCAGCAGGCTGGGGGACAGGTTTAGCCGACCTGGTAGTTCAAGATCGGCTTCAGCTCTGGGAGTGGAGAGACCTGAGATGGCAGAGGTTTCTCTACCCAATGTCAAACAGGAGACAGCTGAAACAGAGGAAGTCTTAGAggaaatcaaaaacaaagatCAGCAGCTGTTTAGTCTGATTTCAGAAGGTTATGAGATTCTCAACATCAGAGTCCCCTCCAAACTTCCAActgtggatgaggaggagagcacAGACCTGCCGGACAATTTGTCTTATTTGGACCAAACTCCAAAGATCAAGTCCCGAAAAAGTCAACTGAATCATGTCCTGCCAGAGGAAGGGGAAATTCTGGATCAACAAGAG GCCTCGGAGCAGGACTCTGCTCAGCAGTCAGCTGACACTGAACTCAGAAGCACACCCACTCAGAAAGAGACCACCAGCGACATAGACTACTTTGAGAAGTTTACCCTGGTTGATGTGGTTGTTCCTGGGGAACAAGCTCCAGAACTGCAGGAGCAGACAGAACAGCCTGCAGCAGAGCCCCAAGTAGAGGAGCAAAAGCCTGTTAAGGAGACGGCCAAAGACAGCCCCTCTGTATCAGAGgactcttttgtctttgtcacagATGTGGAGATAGCTGGAGAACACCTGGATGAGGTCTTCTACGGCGATGGAGCTTCTGCTGATGCAGTGCAGCAGCGAGAGGGTGATGAGGCAGACGACGGAGCAAGGATGAGGACGAGACGAGAGAGCCAGAGATGTGGGAAGGAGAGTGGTTCGGTGTTGTTTGGGAGTGAAGAGACCACCCTGACGCCCATCTTTATCTCCTCTGGACCCCCGAAGATCATTGATCCAATCTTGCTGGAGGAGCCCACCGCCATGTCCTTCATGTACTCAGACCTTTATGAGGATGCTATTggcgagaggaggaagagcgaCGAGGAATGCTCTGAGGCGGAGAGTGTGGCATCTGAGAAGTGTTATAAGAGGCGTTTGTCGGACTCAGAGGAGGCGGATGGGTACCTGGAGAAGTTTACTTTGAGGGATGAAATTCCTGCAGTGGAGGTTGAACCAGAGCCAGTGCAGGATAGGAGGGGGGGCAGAATGATGTGGTCACAGAGTAAGTTTGAAATGACGGGATGTCTAACAAGACTGGtcaaagaagaagacgaggacaagacaaagacagaggaacCGCGGACGCAGGAGGTCAGTGCAGGAGATAGGACTGAAGATTTAAAACCAGCaacatttgaagagaaaaaagaaccagtggcagaaacagagagggaggaagcacAACTCTCTGTGGAGCCTGAAGAGTCGACTGCCAGAGAAGCCTCAATTCAAGTTTCAATTCAGGAGtctaaagagagagaggatccGATGCAGGATCAGGAAGTGAAACATGAGGTAAAAAGAGAGCAGACTGAGCCTCCTCAGAGCAGCGCCGACGAACCGCCTCCTAAAACCGAACTGATGGACAGtaaaggacagaaaacagaggagagtgAGGCGCATCAGACAGACGTGCCAGCTATCATTGTTGAAACCGAGCAGCTATGTCAGACACAAGAAGtggcagaaaaaacagagaCTGTAAATTGTACCGAGGAGACAGCTGTGATAGCACCTGCAAGCACAGAGGAACCTCAGACCATCACTAAATCTGAAATACCACCAGAAACCGCAGAGAAGAGTGCGCTGGAGGAGGCAGCCGCTGACAATAAGATGGTGGCTGCTGATGAGAAAGTAGTAACTGAGGTCACGGCAGAGGCCTCAGCTGAAGTAAAAGAGCCCGAGCCTGCAGAAGAGGAACCGCTCACCTCTGCTGAAATAGAGACATCGGCAGAAACGTCAAAAGAGGCAGCAGAAGTTGCTCCTGAAAACGCCACACCTGTCGAGGTCATCACTGACTGCGATGCTGCGGTGCACGCGGTGGTGGAGGTAACTGAAAAGGCAGTGGATGAAAAAGAGATCCAAACTCAAGTTCAGATTGATCTTCAGGAGGCGGCAAGTGTTGAGACAACATGCATCCAATCAGCAGCTCCTGAAGGAAAAGACGAAGCCCTAACAGAGGAGAGCCGAGTGGCAGAGTTTCTTCCTGAGGCTGAACAGGTGTCAGAGGCTAAAACAGAGATTTCGAGCGAGGTAACAGAACCTGTGATGCCAGAAGTTGAACGACATGAGAGTCTTCAGCAGAGTCAACAAGAGGCTGCAGTGACTGAGAGTGAACCAGACAAAAGGAAGCTGATGCCTGAAGCCAAAGATCCATCACCCACAGAGGACACTGGCGCTGCTCTTCAGGAGGCAGCGAATGTGGATGAGGAGTTAATCCTTCTTGTACCTAAAGGACAAGCTGTGGAGATGGACATAGAGATCAGTACGGGGTTGGAGAAGCCCACAATTGAAACAGTTGCTCTCTCTGAGCCAGAGTGTATCGTAGCACCTGAAACTACCTCAGTACGCCCAGAGACTCCTCAGGCACCAAATGAAGAATCAGTGCCGGAGCCTCACATAGAAGTAAAACCAGAGGTTGTTCTAAAGGAAGAGGCGCTACCTATAAATGAGTTAGACAGTAGGCACCCTCTGCCTGCActtgtggaggaggagcaggaaatgGAATCAGACTTTGAAAAAGATGAGGGCATCTTTTCCCCTCTGAGGAGTTTTACTCCCCGAGAGGATTTGTCCACGCTGCACAGAGAGGATGTGCAGTCACAGGCAGCCGATGTagaacaaaaggaagaaatgcATGAGGTTGAAGAAGCCCCAGCTACCACTGTTGTTAAAGAGGATGTAAGTCCAGAGATTGAACTTCACAGAGAGGATGTAGGGCAGAGGATGGAGGAGCAagatgaagcagctgcagaggctcCGGAGGAGACTGTTGAGGAGTCTGATTATGAGGTGATAACTGAACAGGATGCAAAAGAGATTCCgaaacctgaaacacaaagagatgcaGAGGACCTGAAGCATGAGTCtggtcaggaggaggaagagaagatggagagggggaaggaggaggaggaggaggaggaggaggaggaggaggagaaaatctTTGATGTGTCCCCAGAAGAAGAGCCCATTGAGGCTGACTATGAAATAATtgatgcagaggaggagggtgaggccCGACTGGCTGCTGAGCTGGAGGGGATGGACTGGTtctgtctcacctgcagctgtctgctgtcagaggaCGTCTGTGCGTCCGCAGAGCATCGCAGCCACGAGGTGACCGCTGTGGACAAAGTGTATGAGGAGATCAAG GAGAAGCTGAGTGACTGGATCTCAGAGCTGCAGGGGAGGTCAGAGAACATCGAGGACCTGGTGTCTGAGCTTGAACTGGCCTACAACTCTGTAGAG GACCAGTGTGTGGAGACGGAGGCAGCCATGCAGGTGCAGAATGAAGAGATGATGGCTCTGGTGATGGAACAGTACAACAACATGTCTGTCAGCatggaagaggagaaaaaggccAAGCTGGAGCAGCTTTATGACCAGATTGTGTCCTTCCAGGAGAGCATTGACTCAGCCAAGGCCTCCCTGGAGACCACAGCCAGAGAGGCTGAGACTGACGCACGG TCACCTGAGGACATTCTGGAAAG GCTCAGTGCAGCTCTGGACACAGCCATGTCACTGGAGCTGGGTCCCAAGGGACTGCTGGTGTTCGAGGACTATGCCAAGGGAAACACCTCCAGCTCTCACCTCGCGCAGCGCAAGGGGATCCCAG tgcctCAGAGGCCCACGCTGCAGCCTCAGGAGCCAGGCTCAGCCACCAGCGCCAGTGTCACAGTTTACTGGAAAGTCAACCCTGGTGATATCATAGACTGCTTCCAGGTCTACTGCATGGAGGATCCACAGGGAG CTGTGTCAGAGGAGTACCGTGTCACAGTGAAGGAGAGCTACTGtgtcctggaggagctggagcctGACAAGACCTACAAGGTGTGGGTGATGGCTGTCAACTACACCGGCTGCTCTCTGCCCAGCGAGAGACTCGACTTCAGAACTG CTCCATCAGTACCAGTGATTGATACAGAGCGCTGCACTGTCATGTGGGATTCAGCCACGTTGCGGTGGAGCTCCGCAAAACAGGCTCCAGAACAGAGTTACACCTTGGAGTACTGCCGCCAGTACGAACTGGAGGGAGAGGGGCTGAG GTCCATCTCAGGCATCCAAAGCTGTGAACAGAAGGTTGTCCTGCAGCCCAGTGAGAACTACCTGTTTTACATCAAAGCTGTGAATGAGGCTGGAGCCAGCGAACAGAGCGAGGCTGCTCTTATATCCACCAAAG GCACAAGGTTCCACCTGCTGAAAGCCTCAGCTCACCCTGCTCTGGAGCTCTCAGAGGACCAGACCACCCTGCACTACTCTCTGGAtgcacctgaaaacacaccacCTGAAGACAGACG GTGTCCATCCATCCTGGGTGAGTTGCTGCTGGCGCAAGGACATCATTACTGGGAGACCATCGTGTCAAGAAGCACAGCTTACCGGCTTGGAGTGGCATACAGCGCAGTCGACAGAAACAGCCCCCTGGGGGAGAACAGCCTGTCGTGGTGTTTGCAGTGTATTCCTACTCCATCGGG CTGCAGGTATCAGTTGCTCCACACAGATGTTCaatccagtgtgtttgtgattgagATGCCTGAGAGAGTGGGCACTCTACTGGATTACCAGCTTGGTCGCCTATCTTTCTACAACGCCCAGAGTGGTCAGTTACTGGGCACTTTCTGCCACCGCTTCACCCAGCCGTGCCACCCTGCTCTGGCACTGGACATGCCGGGCAGCCTGGAGGTCAGCATGGTGCTGGAGGCGCCGGAGTTTACCAAGGACAGCTAG
- the cmya5 gene encoding cardiomyopathy-associated protein 5 isoform X2 — protein MVDPAFSMVTVQSEDSGIVWETASSRCSTPWASETSSISDTYSMEGSGAAGKITIVFDEEKIVRRRTRSGGRSSRLGDRFSRPGSSRSASALGVERPEMAEVSLPNVKQETAETEEVLEEIKNKDQQLFSLISEGYEILNIRVPSKLPTVDEEESTDLPDNLSYLDQTPKIKSRKSQLNHVLPEEGEILDQQEASEQDSAQQSADTELRSTPTQKETTSDIDYFEKFTLVDVVVPGEQAPELQEQTEQPAAEPQVEEQKPVKETAKDSPSVSEDSFVFVTDVEIAGEHLDEVFYGDGASADAVQQREGDEADDGARMRTRRESQRCGKESGSVLFGSEETTLTPIFISSGPPKIIDPILLEEPTAMSFMYSDLYEDAIGERRKSDEECSEAESVASEKCYKRRLSDSEEADGYLEKFTLRDEIPAVEVEPEPVQDRRGGRMMWSQSKFEMTGCLTRLVKEEDEDKTKTEEPRTQEVSAGDRTEDLKPATFEEKKEPVAETEREEAQLSVEPEESTAREASIQVSIQESKEREDPMQDQEVKHEVKREQTEPPQSSADEPPPKTELMDSKGQKTEESEAHQTDVPAIIVETEQLCQTQEVAEKTETVNCTEETAVIAPASTEEPQTITKSEIPPETAEKSALEEAAADNKMVAADEKVVTEVTAEASAEVKEPEPAEEEPLTSAEIETSAETSKEAAEVAPENATPVEVITDCDAAVHAVVEVTEKAVDEKEIQTQVQIDLQEAASVETTCIQSAAPEGKDEALTEESRVAEFLPEAEQVSEAKTEISSEVTEPVMPEVERHESLQQSQQEAAVTESEPDKRKLMPEAKDPSPTEDTGAALQEAANVDEELILLVPKGQAVEMDIEISTGLEKPTIETVALSEPECIVAPETTSVRPETPQAPNEESVPEPHIEVKPEVVLKEEALPINELDSRHPLPALVEEEQEMESDFEKDEGIFSPLRSFTPREDLSTLHREDVQSQAADVEQKEEMHEVEEAPATTVVKEDVSPEIELHREDVGQRMEEQDEAAAEAPEETVEESDYEVITEQDAKEIPKPETQRDAEDLKHESGQEEEEKMERGKEEEEEEEEEEEEKIFDVSPEEEPIEADYEIIDAEEEGEARLAAELEGMDWFCLTCSCLLSEDVCASAEHRSHEVTAVDKVYEEIKEKLSDWISELQGRSENIEDLVSELELAYNSVEDQCVETEAAMQVQNEEMMALVMEQYNNMSVSMEEEKKAKLEQLYDQIVSFQESIDSAKASLETTAREAETDARSPEDILERLSAALDTAMSLELGPKGLLVFEDYAKGNTSSSHLAQRKGIPVPQRPTLQPQEPGSATSASVTVYWKVNPGDIIDCFQVYCMEDPQGAVSEEYRVTVKESYCVLEELEPDKTYKVWVMAVNYTGCSLPSERLDFRTAPSVPVIDTERCTVMWDSATLRWSSAKQAPEQSYTLEYCRQYELEGEGLRSISGIQSCEQKVVLQPSENYLFYIKAVNEAGASEQSEAALISTKGTRFHLLKASAHPALELSEDQTTLHYSLDAPENTPPEDRRCPSILGELLLAQGHHYWETIVSRSTAYRLGVAYSAVDRNSPLGENSLSWCLQCIPTPSGCRYQLLHTDVQSSVFVIEMPERVGTLLDYQLGRLSFYNAQSGQLLGTFCHRFTQPCHPALALDMPGSLEVSMVLEAPEFTKDS, from the exons ATGGTGGATCCGGCGTTCTCCATGGTAACCGTTCAGAGCGAGGACAGTGGTATTGTTTGGGAGACGGCCTCTAGCCGCTGCTCTACACCTTGGGCCTCTGAGACCAGTTCCATCTCTGACACCTACAGCATGGAGGGATCTGGAGCCGCAGGAAAGATCACCATCGTATTTGATGAGGAGAAAATAGTCCGCAGGAGGACGAGGTCTGGAGGAAGGAGCAGCAGGCTGGGGGACAGGTTTAGCCGACCTGGTAGTTCAAGATCGGCTTCAGCTCTGGGAGTGGAGAGACCTGAGATGGCAGAGGTTTCTCTACCCAATGTCAAACAGGAGACAGCTGAAACAGAGGAAGTCTTAGAggaaatcaaaaacaaagatCAGCAGCTGTTTAGTCTGATTTCAGAAGGTTATGAGATTCTCAACATCAGAGTCCCCTCCAAACTTCCAActgtggatgaggaggagagcacAGACCTGCCGGACAATTTGTCTTATTTGGACCAAACTCCAAAGATCAAGTCCCGAAAAAGTCAACTGAATCATGTCCTGCCAGAGGAAGGGGAAATTCTGGATCAACAAGAG GCCTCGGAGCAGGACTCTGCTCAGCAGTCAGCTGACACTGAACTCAGAAGCACACCCACTCAGAAAGAGACCACCAGCGACATAGACTACTTTGAGAAGTTTACCCTGGTTGATGTGGTTGTTCCTGGGGAACAAGCTCCAGAACTGCAGGAGCAGACAGAACAGCCTGCAGCAGAGCCCCAAGTAGAGGAGCAAAAGCCTGTTAAGGAGACGGCCAAAGACAGCCCCTCTGTATCAGAGgactcttttgtctttgtcacagATGTGGAGATAGCTGGAGAACACCTGGATGAGGTCTTCTACGGCGATGGAGCTTCTGCTGATGCAGTGCAGCAGCGAGAGGGTGATGAGGCAGACGACGGAGCAAGGATGAGGACGAGACGAGAGAGCCAGAGATGTGGGAAGGAGAGTGGTTCGGTGTTGTTTGGGAGTGAAGAGACCACCCTGACGCCCATCTTTATCTCCTCTGGACCCCCGAAGATCATTGATCCAATCTTGCTGGAGGAGCCCACCGCCATGTCCTTCATGTACTCAGACCTTTATGAGGATGCTATTggcgagaggaggaagagcgaCGAGGAATGCTCTGAGGCGGAGAGTGTGGCATCTGAGAAGTGTTATAAGAGGCGTTTGTCGGACTCAGAGGAGGCGGATGGGTACCTGGAGAAGTTTACTTTGAGGGATGAAATTCCTGCAGTGGAGGTTGAACCAGAGCCAGTGCAGGATAGGAGGGGGGGCAGAATGATGTGGTCACAGAGTAAGTTTGAAATGACGGGATGTCTAACAAGACTGGtcaaagaagaagacgaggacaagacaaagacagaggaacCGCGGACGCAGGAGGTCAGTGCAGGAGATAGGACTGAAGATTTAAAACCAGCaacatttgaagagaaaaaagaaccagtggcagaaacagagagggaggaagcacAACTCTCTGTGGAGCCTGAAGAGTCGACTGCCAGAGAAGCCTCAATTCAAGTTTCAATTCAGGAGtctaaagagagagaggatccGATGCAGGATCAGGAAGTGAAACATGAGGTAAAAAGAGAGCAGACTGAGCCTCCTCAGAGCAGCGCCGACGAACCGCCTCCTAAAACCGAACTGATGGACAGtaaaggacagaaaacagaggagagtgAGGCGCATCAGACAGACGTGCCAGCTATCATTGTTGAAACCGAGCAGCTATGTCAGACACAAGAAGtggcagaaaaaacagagaCTGTAAATTGTACCGAGGAGACAGCTGTGATAGCACCTGCAAGCACAGAGGAACCTCAGACCATCACTAAATCTGAAATACCACCAGAAACCGCAGAGAAGAGTGCGCTGGAGGAGGCAGCCGCTGACAATAAGATGGTGGCTGCTGATGAGAAAGTAGTAACTGAGGTCACGGCAGAGGCCTCAGCTGAAGTAAAAGAGCCCGAGCCTGCAGAAGAGGAACCGCTCACCTCTGCTGAAATAGAGACATCGGCAGAAACGTCAAAAGAGGCAGCAGAAGTTGCTCCTGAAAACGCCACACCTGTCGAGGTCATCACTGACTGCGATGCTGCGGTGCACGCGGTGGTGGAGGTAACTGAAAAGGCAGTGGATGAAAAAGAGATCCAAACTCAAGTTCAGATTGATCTTCAGGAGGCGGCAAGTGTTGAGACAACATGCATCCAATCAGCAGCTCCTGAAGGAAAAGACGAAGCCCTAACAGAGGAGAGCCGAGTGGCAGAGTTTCTTCCTGAGGCTGAACAGGTGTCAGAGGCTAAAACAGAGATTTCGAGCGAGGTAACAGAACCTGTGATGCCAGAAGTTGAACGACATGAGAGTCTTCAGCAGAGTCAACAAGAGGCTGCAGTGACTGAGAGTGAACCAGACAAAAGGAAGCTGATGCCTGAAGCCAAAGATCCATCACCCACAGAGGACACTGGCGCTGCTCTTCAGGAGGCAGCGAATGTGGATGAGGAGTTAATCCTTCTTGTACCTAAAGGACAAGCTGTGGAGATGGACATAGAGATCAGTACGGGGTTGGAGAAGCCCACAATTGAAACAGTTGCTCTCTCTGAGCCAGAGTGTATCGTAGCACCTGAAACTACCTCAGTACGCCCAGAGACTCCTCAGGCACCAAATGAAGAATCAGTGCCGGAGCCTCACATAGAAGTAAAACCAGAGGTTGTTCTAAAGGAAGAGGCGCTACCTATAAATGAGTTAGACAGTAGGCACCCTCTGCCTGCActtgtggaggaggagcaggaaatgGAATCAGACTTTGAAAAAGATGAGGGCATCTTTTCCCCTCTGAGGAGTTTTACTCCCCGAGAGGATTTGTCCACGCTGCACAGAGAGGATGTGCAGTCACAGGCAGCCGATGTagaacaaaaggaagaaatgcATGAGGTTGAAGAAGCCCCAGCTACCACTGTTGTTAAAGAGGATGTAAGTCCAGAGATTGAACTTCACAGAGAGGATGTAGGGCAGAGGATGGAGGAGCAagatgaagcagctgcagaggctcCGGAGGAGACTGTTGAGGAGTCTGATTATGAGGTGATAACTGAACAGGATGCAAAAGAGATTCCgaaacctgaaacacaaagagatgcaGAGGACCTGAAGCATGAGTCtggtcaggaggaggaagagaagatggagagggggaaggaggaggaggaggaggaggaggaggaggaggaggagaaaatctTTGATGTGTCCCCAGAAGAAGAGCCCATTGAGGCTGACTATGAAATAATtgatgcagaggaggagggtgaggccCGACTGGCTGCTGAGCTGGAGGGGATGGACTGGTtctgtctcacctgcagctgtctgctgtcagaggaCGTCTGTGCGTCCGCAGAGCATCGCAGCCACGAGGTGACCGCTGTGGACAAAGTGTATGAGGAGATCAAG GAGAAGCTGAGTGACTGGATCTCAGAGCTGCAGGGGAGGTCAGAGAACATCGAGGACCTGGTGTCTGAGCTTGAACTGGCCTACAACTCTGTAGAG GACCAGTGTGTGGAGACGGAGGCAGCCATGCAGGTGCAGAATGAAGAGATGATGGCTCTGGTGATGGAACAGTACAACAACATGTCTGTCAGCatggaagaggagaaaaaggccAAGCTGGAGCAGCTTTATGACCAGATTGTGTCCTTCCAGGAGAGCATTGACTCAGCCAAGGCCTCCCTGGAGACCACAGCCAGAGAGGCTGAGACTGACGCACGG TCACCTGAGGACATTCTGGAAAG GCTCAGTGCAGCTCTGGACACAGCCATGTCACTGGAGCTGGGTCCCAAGGGACTGCTGGTGTTCGAGGACTATGCCAAGGGAAACACCTCCAGCTCTCACCTCGCGCAGCGCAAGGGGATCCCAG tgcctCAGAGGCCCACGCTGCAGCCTCAGGAGCCAGGCTCAGCCACCAGCGCCAGTGTCACAGTTTACTGGAAAGTCAACCCTGGTGATATCATAGACTGCTTCCAGGTCTACTGCATGGAGGATCCACAGGGAG CTGTGTCAGAGGAGTACCGTGTCACAGTGAAGGAGAGCTACTGtgtcctggaggagctggagcctGACAAGACCTACAAGGTGTGGGTGATGGCTGTCAACTACACCGGCTGCTCTCTGCCCAGCGAGAGACTCGACTTCAGAACTG CTCCATCAGTACCAGTGATTGATACAGAGCGCTGCACTGTCATGTGGGATTCAGCCACGTTGCGGTGGAGCTCCGCAAAACAGGCTCCAGAACAGAGTTACACCTTGGAGTACTGCCGCCAGTACGAACTGGAGGGAGAGGGGCTGAG GTCCATCTCAGGCATCCAAAGCTGTGAACAGAAGGTTGTCCTGCAGCCCAGTGAGAACTACCTGTTTTACATCAAAGCTGTGAATGAGGCTGGAGCCAGCGAACAGAGCGAGGCTGCTCTTATATCCACCAAAG GCACAAGGTTCCACCTGCTGAAAGCCTCAGCTCACCCTGCTCTGGAGCTCTCAGAGGACCAGACCACCCTGCACTACTCTCTGGAtgcacctgaaaacacaccacCTGAAGACAGACG GTGTCCATCCATCCTGGGTGAGTTGCTGCTGGCGCAAGGACATCATTACTGGGAGACCATCGTGTCAAGAAGCACAGCTTACCGGCTTGGAGTGGCATACAGCGCAGTCGACAGAAACAGCCCCCTGGGGGAGAACAGCCTGTCGTGGTGTTTGCAGTGTATTCCTACTCCATCGGG CTGCAGGTATCAGTTGCTCCACACAGATGTTCaatccagtgtgtttgtgattgagATGCCTGAGAGAGTGGGCACTCTACTGGATTACCAGCTTGGTCGCCTATCTTTCTACAACGCCCAGAGTGGTCAGTTACTGGGCACTTTCTGCCACCGCTTCACCCAGCCGTGCCACCCTGCTCTGGCACTGGACATGCCGGGCAGCCTGGAGGTCAGCATGGTGCTGGAGGCGCCGGAGTTTACCAAGGACAGCTAG